The proteins below are encoded in one region of Oncorhynchus kisutch isolate 150728-3 linkage group LG14, Okis_V2, whole genome shotgun sequence:
- the LOC109904166 gene encoding BEN domain-containing protein 3-like has product MNSSDHGENSDGEKLEREREPIQDIKLETDDCAISETTEGPRRWSLGTSEANSKRTVMDMGCDAHNSELDQSTSSKRVRVSSEAGQRLLRRLSEESTRPQPLCLTSADQEKTIASYRKPLYSISHRITEKKLTSSLDQHAQHEGGVRLSYSSLLSPQLVNTGEHSRSEPLSALGAAGSMASTDSNLYSLIEKMFFILNTLNSSMTQLHSKVDLLSLEVTRIKKQIKPSELATEFHPPPEYLLTSEELSQLMEQTSNAGELGCRLLVHLFPELLKAKECTRGCIANKRTLDSLHLQLIRNYVEVCYPLVKNNNIWQDECLLQMNDFFNRFWAQKDMESGQQSCGKQIITSFGFKAEQNQPCHFINEEGQEVYLDLDSNGDHTNNNKVVPDLVFDTQEVREDLDEFSSPEDFMFLVNRLFPEVFEEGRFPEGNVGKMILDSDRIEIIRKYMEANFPDVPEDSWLQVCVQRIEDAIEGSHSNGNGSDPENMNDESYDSTSLPDDVSIIKISDLCDYERPGRRSKKSLLVPVDFEQLEMPPPDFSVPQEYLLSREQLRNNYDCSLSIGNFASRLLVLMFPELFTYDNARKHYNCSGSLGKKQLDPVRVDLIRHYVQLLYPRAKNDRVWTLEFVGKLDERCRRRDTEQRRSYQQQRKVYAPELEQEPVDFVAACQVNQLNTERLKDFEIPPLPPEKSSKDFCKIPLEKLTVSIPDFQVPSVYWLSDAEVREIVQQSLSVGNFSARLLVRLFPELFTQENLRLQYNHSGACNKKQLDPVRLRLIRHYVEAVYPVEKMEEVWHYECVPSIDERCRRPNRKKCDILKKAKRSNTVS; this is encoded by the exons ATGAATTCCTCTGACCATGGGGAAAACTCGGATGGAGAAAAGCTTGAGAGAG AGAGAGAACCCATTCAAGACATCAAGTTGGAGACGGATGACTGTGCTATTAGTGAGACAACTGAGGGACCACGAAGATGGTCTCTTGGAACTAGTGAGGCCAACAGCAAACGTACTGTTATGGACATGGGCTGTGACGCTCACAATTCTGAATTGGACCAGTCTACCAGCAGCAAGAGAGTCAGGGTCTCTAGTGAG GCCGGGCAACGCTTACTGAGGAGATTGTCTGAAGAGTCCACGAGGCCTCAACCCCTTTGCCTGACATCTGCTGACCAGGAGAAGACTATAGCCTCTTACAGGAAGCCTCTCTACAGCATCTCTCACAGAATCACAGAGAAGAAGCTCACATCAAGCCTTGACCAGCATGCTCAGCATGAGGGAGGAGTGCGGCTAAGCTACAGCAGCCTCTTATCTCCTCAACTGGTCAATACAGGGGAGCACAGCCGAAGTGAACCCCTCTCTGCCCTGGGGGCAGCAGGGTCCATGGCTTCAACAGACTCTAATCTATACTCCCTCATTGAGAAGATGTTTTTCATCCTAAATACGCTCAACTCAAGCATGACCCAACTGCACAGCAAGGTTGATCTACTTTCCCTAGAGGTCACTCGCATCAAGAAACAGATCAAACCATCTGAGCTGGCGACTGAGTTCCATCCTCCGCCAGAATACCTGTTGACAAGTGAGGAACTGAGTCAGCTGATGGAACAGACATCAAATGCTGGCGAGTTGGGTTGTCGATTGCTGGTACACCTCTTCCCAGAACTTCTTAAAGCCAAGGAGTGCACTCGTGGTTGCATCGCCAACAAGAGAACGTTGGATTCATTACATCTGCAGCTAATACGCAACTATGTGGAGGTGTGTTATCCTCTGGTTAAGAACAACAACATTTGGCAGGATGAATGCCTATTACAGATGAATGACTTCTTTAACCGCTTCTGGGCCCAGAAGGATATGGAGAGTGGGCAACAGTCATGTGGGAAACAGATTATTACAAGCTTTGGTTTCAAAGCTGAGCAGAACCAGCCCTGCCATTTTATAAATGAGGAGGGGCAAGAAGTGTACCTTGACTTAGATTCCAATGGTGaccacaccaacaacaacaaagtaGTGCCAGACCTTGTGTTTGACACTCAGGAGGTCCGAGAGGATCTTGATGAGTTTTCTTCCCCTGAAGACTTTATGTTTCTTGTAAACCGACTTTTCCCTGAGGTTTTTGAGGAGGGGAGATTTCCAGAAGGTAATGTGGGAAAGATGATCCTGGACTCTGACAGGATAGAAATTATCCGTAAATACATGGAAGCAAATTTTCCTGATGTCCCAGAGGATAGTtggctgcaggtgtgtgtgcagcGCATAGAAGACGCAATAGAGGGTTCTCACAGTAACGGCAATGGAAGCGATCCTGAGAACATGAACGATGAAAGCTATGACTCCACAAGCCTCCCTGACGATGTCTCTATCATCAAGATCAGTGACTTGTGTGACTACGAGAGACCAGGTCGTAGGTCAAAAAAGTCCTTGCTTGTGCCAGTCGATTTTGAACAACTTGAGATGCCCCCACCAGATTTCAGTGTGCCTCAAGAGTATCTGCTCTCCAGGGAGCAGCTGAGGAACAACTATGACTGTAGCTTGTCAATTGGGAACTTCGCCTCTCGCCTGTTGGTACTTATGTTCCCTGAGCTCTTCACCTACGACAACGCACGGAAGCATTACAACTGTAGTGGCTCACTCGGGAAGAAACAGCTTGATCCTGTGCGGGTTGACCTTATTCGCCACTACGTACAGCTCCTATATCCACGGGCCAAGAATGACAGAGTGTGGACCCTAGAATTTGTGGGTAAACTGGACGAGCGGTGCAGGCGACGAGACACGGAACAACGGCGGTCGTACCAGCAGCAACGCAAAGTCTATGCTCCTGAGTTGGAGCAAGAGCCTGTGGACTTTGTGGCTGCTTGCCAAGTGAACCAGCTCAACACAGAGCGCTTGAAGGACTTTGAGATTCCTCCACTACCGCCTGAAAAAAGTAGCAAAGACTTCTGCAAGATCCCCCTGGAGAAATTGACGGTGTCAATCCCGGACTTCCAGGTGCCTTCGGTCTACTGGCTCTCCGACGCTGAAGTACGAGAGATTGTCCAGCAGAGCCTTTCTGTTGGAAACTTTTCTGCCCGTCTACTGGTGCGCCTCTTCCCTGAGCTCTTCACTCAGGAGAACCTGCGACTTCAGTATAACCACTCAGGCGCCTGCAATAAGAAGCAGCTGGATCCTGTGCGTCTCAGGCTCATCCGCCATTATGTAGAAGCCGTGTACCCAGTTGAGAAGATGGAGGAGGTCTGGCATTACGAATGTGTGCCAAGCATAGATGAGCGATGCCGGCGGCCCAACCGTAAGAAGTGTGACATACTGAAGAAGGCCAAGAGATCAAATACTGTGTCCTAG